In the Caenorhabditis elegans chromosome X genome, one interval contains:
- the C01C4.3 gene encoding Protein kinase domain-containing protein (Partially confirmed by transcript evidence) — protein sequence METLGRVWNRLSIRRPTLATPEPVEEEDDMTPEKTKEVFQMFKGAPTRRKSENAHSHRVVLNQLQNHPPRNATQSPQRQPRTSESSMDFPRSALRRNSTDTHVFANRTHNHRDINVPACSSEEDRVSTARRNSLFVKRGSVTMEPIKKVDLEEVYTVNKQLGTGRFGFIKLAEHKQSKQRIAIKFFPRPQTKQADFVREYNYSFFLSPHQNIIDTYEGMFQSSDDTAYFFVQEFCPRASLREAVEATNQAGIGEANTKKVFAAVLSAIEFMHDENLVHRNLKAENILIFDANDYSKVKVTDFGLTRKVDTTVKYLEYVNNYHAAELCDTVVNEKLVVNKSTDIWALGIIFFYCMKGKFPWQKASIMCKPYWEWEQWLKRKNPALPKKFNPFSEKALKLFKKSLTPRFKDRWTAKDMRKCLAKEKLLKSVKRPEEDYYVMIDTASKSRQTATSSSGEPQDPSAPAAEQRKQKSTLQQWISTTLTAMAEISEQVVSARDD from the exons ATGGAGACTCTCGGACGTGTTTGGAACCGTTTGTCCATTCGACGGCCGACGTTGGCCACACCTGAACCCGTCGAGGAGGAAGATGATATGACTCCAGAAAAGACCAAGGAAgtgtttcaaatgttcaaaggAGCACCGACGCgaagaaaaagcgaaaatgcACACAGTCATAGAGTTGTGCTCAATCAGCTTCAAAACCATCCTCCTAGAAATGCAACTCAGAGCCCTCAACGGCAGCCGAGAACTTCTGAAAGTTCGATGGATTTCCCCCGATCCGCTCTGCGACGGAATTCGACAGACACTCATGTGTTTGCCAATCGAACTCATAATCATCGAGACATT aatgtgcCAGCGTGTTCCAGTGAAGAGGATCGCGTAAGTACTGCCAGAAGAAACAGTCTTTTTGTCAAACGAGGCTCGGTCACAATGGAGCCCATCAAGAAAGTGGATCTTGAAGAAGTCTACACAGTTAACAAGCAG ttggGAACCGGTcgttttggttttatcaaacTCGCAGAGCACAAACAATCAAAGCAAAGGATTGCTATTAAGTTTTTCCCACGACCTCAAACAAAACAG gccGATTTTGTCCGTGAATACAATTACTCATTTTTCCTATCGCCACATCAAAATATCATTGACACATATGAAGGGATGTTCCAGTCGTCAGACGACACTGCATACTTCTTCGTACAAGAATTCTGCCCGCGAGCATCATTAAGAGAAGCTGTCGAAGCTACAAACCAAGCAG GAATCGGAGAGGCGAACACGAAAAAAGTATTCGCAGCAGTACTATCAGCTATAGAATTTATGCATGATGAGAACCTTGTACATCGGAATCTTAAAGCAGAAAATATCCTGATCTTTGATGCAAATGATTACTCAAag gtaaaaGTCACCGATTTTGGATTGACGCGAAAAGTGGACACCActgtaaaatatttggaatacGTCAACAATTACCACGCCGCCGAACTCTGCGACACTGTTGTGAACGAAAAGCTCGTGGTAAACAAGAGCACGGATATTTGGGCACTTG gtaTCATTTTCTTCTACTGCATGAAAGGGAAATTCCCATGGCAGAAAGCATCAATAATGTGCAAACCATACTGGGAATGGGAACAATGGCTGAAGCGAAAGAATCCAGCTTTGCCAAAGAAGTTTAACCCGTTCTctgaaaaagctttaaaactgttcaaaaa atcattaACTCCTCGATTCAAAGACAGGTGGACAGCAAAAGATATGAGAAAGTGCTTGGCAAAAGAAAAACTCTTAAAATCAGTTAAG AGGCCTGAAGAAGACTACTATGTAATGATAGACACTGCCTCAAAGTCCCGCCAAACCGCAACTTCAAGTTCAGGCGAGCCTCAGGACCCTAGTGCTCCGGCAGCGGAGCAGAGGAAACAGAAGTCGACTCTTCAACAATGGATCAGCACGACCTTAACGGCAATGGCAGAAATCAGTGAACAAGTGGTGTCCGCCAGAGACGATTAA
- the C01C4.3 gene encoding Putative serine/threonine-protein kinase C01C4.3 (Confirmed by transcript evidence): protein MTPEKTKEVFQMFKGAPTRRKSENAHSHRVVLNQLQNHPPRNATQSPQRQPRTSESSMDFPRSALRRNSTDTHVFANRTHNHRDINVPACSSEEDRVSTARRNSLFVKRGSVTMEPIKKVDLEEVYTVNKQLGTGRFGFIKLAEHKQSKQRIAIKFFPRPQTKQADFVREYNYSFFLSPHQNIIDTYEGMFQSSDDTAYFFVQEFCPRASLREAVEATNQAGIGEANTKKVFAAVLSAIEFMHDENLVHRNLKAENILIFDANDYSKVKVTDFGLTRKVDTTVKYLEYVNNYHAAELCDTVVNEKLVVNKSTDIWALGIIFFYCMKGKFPWQKASIMCKPYWEWEQWLKRKNPALPKKFNPFSEKALKLFKKSLTPRFKDRWTAKDMRKCLAKEKLLKSVKVAVPYY, encoded by the exons ATGACTCCAGAAAAGACCAAGGAAgtgtttcaaatgttcaaaggAGCACCGACGCgaagaaaaagcgaaaatgcACACAGTCATAGAGTTGTGCTCAATCAGCTTCAAAACCATCCTCCTAGAAATGCAACTCAGAGCCCTCAACGGCAGCCGAGAACTTCTGAAAGTTCGATGGATTTCCCCCGATCCGCTCTGCGACGGAATTCGACAGACACTCATGTGTTTGCCAATCGAACTCATAATCATCGAGACATT aatgtgcCAGCGTGTTCCAGTGAAGAGGATCGCGTAAGTACTGCCAGAAGAAACAGTCTTTTTGTCAAACGAGGCTCGGTCACAATGGAGCCCATCAAGAAAGTGGATCTTGAAGAAGTCTACACAGTTAACAAGCAG ttggGAACCGGTcgttttggttttatcaaacTCGCAGAGCACAAACAATCAAAGCAAAGGATTGCTATTAAGTTTTTCCCACGACCTCAAACAAAACAG gccGATTTTGTCCGTGAATACAATTACTCATTTTTCCTATCGCCACATCAAAATATCATTGACACATATGAAGGGATGTTCCAGTCGTCAGACGACACTGCATACTTCTTCGTACAAGAATTCTGCCCGCGAGCATCATTAAGAGAAGCTGTCGAAGCTACAAACCAAGCAG GAATCGGAGAGGCGAACACGAAAAAAGTATTCGCAGCAGTACTATCAGCTATAGAATTTATGCATGATGAGAACCTTGTACATCGGAATCTTAAAGCAGAAAATATCCTGATCTTTGATGCAAATGATTACTCAAag gtaaaaGTCACCGATTTTGGATTGACGCGAAAAGTGGACACCActgtaaaatatttggaatacGTCAACAATTACCACGCCGCCGAACTCTGCGACACTGTTGTGAACGAAAAGCTCGTGGTAAACAAGAGCACGGATATTTGGGCACTTG gtaTCATTTTCTTCTACTGCATGAAAGGGAAATTCCCATGGCAGAAAGCATCAATAATGTGCAAACCATACTGGGAATGGGAACAATGGCTGAAGCGAAAGAATCCAGCTTTGCCAAAGAAGTTTAACCCGTTCTctgaaaaagctttaaaactgttcaaaaa atcattaACTCCTCGATTCAAAGACAGGTGGACAGCAAAAGATATGAGAAAGTGCTTGGCAAAAGAAAAACTCTTAAAATCAGTTAAGGTAGCAGTCCCATACTATTGA
- the C01C4.3 gene encoding Putative serine/threonine-protein kinase C01C4.3 (Confirmed by transcript evidence), protein MEPIKKVDLEEVYTVNKQLGTGRFGFIKLAEHKQSKQRIAIKFFPRPQTKQADFVREYNYSFFLSPHQNIIDTYEGMFQSSDDTAYFFVQEFCPRASLREAVEATNQAGIGEANTKKVFAAVLSAIEFMHDENLVHRNLKAENILIFDANDYSKVKVTDFGLTRKVDTTVKYLEYVNNYHAAELCDTVVNEKLVVNKSTDIWALGIIFFYCMKGKFPWQKASIMCKPYWEWEQWLKRKNPALPKKFNPFSEKALKLFKKSLTPRFKDRWTAKDMRKCLAKEKLLKSVKRPEEDYYVMIDTASKSRQTATSSSGEPQDPSAPAAEQRKQKSTLQQWISTTLTAMAEISEQVVSARDD, encoded by the exons ATGGAGCCCATCAAGAAAGTGGATCTTGAAGAAGTCTACACAGTTAACAAGCAG ttggGAACCGGTcgttttggttttatcaaacTCGCAGAGCACAAACAATCAAAGCAAAGGATTGCTATTAAGTTTTTCCCACGACCTCAAACAAAACAG gccGATTTTGTCCGTGAATACAATTACTCATTTTTCCTATCGCCACATCAAAATATCATTGACACATATGAAGGGATGTTCCAGTCGTCAGACGACACTGCATACTTCTTCGTACAAGAATTCTGCCCGCGAGCATCATTAAGAGAAGCTGTCGAAGCTACAAACCAAGCAG GAATCGGAGAGGCGAACACGAAAAAAGTATTCGCAGCAGTACTATCAGCTATAGAATTTATGCATGATGAGAACCTTGTACATCGGAATCTTAAAGCAGAAAATATCCTGATCTTTGATGCAAATGATTACTCAAag gtaaaaGTCACCGATTTTGGATTGACGCGAAAAGTGGACACCActgtaaaatatttggaatacGTCAACAATTACCACGCCGCCGAACTCTGCGACACTGTTGTGAACGAAAAGCTCGTGGTAAACAAGAGCACGGATATTTGGGCACTTG gtaTCATTTTCTTCTACTGCATGAAAGGGAAATTCCCATGGCAGAAAGCATCAATAATGTGCAAACCATACTGGGAATGGGAACAATGGCTGAAGCGAAAGAATCCAGCTTTGCCAAAGAAGTTTAACCCGTTCTctgaaaaagctttaaaactgttcaaaaa atcattaACTCCTCGATTCAAAGACAGGTGGACAGCAAAAGATATGAGAAAGTGCTTGGCAAAAGAAAAACTCTTAAAATCAGTTAAG AGGCCTGAAGAAGACTACTATGTAATGATAGACACTGCCTCAAAGTCCCGCCAAACCGCAACTTCAAGTTCAGGCGAGCCTCAGGACCCTAGTGCTCCGGCAGCGGAGCAGAGGAAACAGAAGTCGACTCTTCAACAATGGATCAGCACGACCTTAACGGCAATGGCAGAAATCAGTGAACAAGTGGTGTCCGCCAGAGACGATTAA
- the C01C4.2 gene encoding uncharacterized protein (Partially confirmed by transcript evidence): MFASSPDHFRPHDSLNLPTYIHISLMESEEQCDSINFPFSLRLDNPTLERIAVKKLKCIERGYAYPHIDIVFARGETSLLTNGLITSEKDQKTCGFYKSVQTISRNSTELQLLPDFETKTNLNGYVIFAYNTMEHMHTPKFTTSWKTWSGARMLSTRMPLPHIVTKMSFFKKVSGHLTFEYILIAKVKNMMVNAAPALNVLHYMKPKLCAYVGAYRKISFEVNRNLCRSLGLAEANYADALTNRFRVSYSNNTGYVEMSKFIEYRCKEEEEEARAAKEKLVKKSTHVQTEPTDTLRNIRKKLPRTLPSTPNTIRSPSTPPIFYPTYPSPNSIIGTIIEHKSEIVTVGNNYLLVLDNRNQAANVLSYTPRSEALQKAEKIFNDQMPSLPVEHKDIPQVFSRSPSNLYNSNNETPLLQNFQKLPEDDGSLLRHLKTKYFNSEEYTSAEFCKHMPK, encoded by the exons ATGTTCGCATCATCTCCAGATCATTTTCGTCCGCACGACAGTTTG AATCTGCCTACGTATATACATATCAGTTTGATGGAAAGTGAAGAGCAATGTGATAGcattaattttccattttcactaCGGTTAGATAATCCAACACTTGAAAGGATTGCagtgaaaaagctgaaatgtATTGAAAGAGGAT ATGCTTATCCGCATATAGACATCGTGTTTGCTAGAGGAGAAACTAGCTTATTAACCAATGGGCTTATTACTTCAGAAAAGGACCAAAAAACTTGTG GATTTTACAAAAGTGTCCAGACAATTTCACGCAACTCCACAGAGCTTCAGCTACTACCTGACTTTGAAACGAAAACCAATCTGAAtg GTTATGTAATATTTGCGTACAACACCATGGAACACATGCATACCCCCAAATTCACAACATCTTGGAAAACATGGTCTGGTGCTAGAATGTTGAGCACGAGAATGCCCTTGCCACATATTGTAACAAA aatgtcatttttcaaaaaagtttccggTCATCTGACGTTTGAATACATTTTGATTGCAAAAGTGAAAAACATGATG GTAAACGCTGCTCCAGCGTTGAATGTTCTTCATTACATGAAGCCAAAACTTTGCGCGTATGTTGGAGcatatagaaaaatatcatttgag gtaaatagAAATTTGTGCCGTAGTCTTGGACTGGCCGAAGCAAACTACGCAGACGCACTGACAAATCGATTTCGAGTATCATACAGTAATAATACTGGATATGTCGAGATGTCGAAATTTATTGAGTATAGGTgtaaagaagaagaagaagaagcgagAGCAGCAAAAGAAAAGCTTGTCAAAAAGTCAACTCATGTACAAACAGAACCAACGGACACCTTAAGAAACATAAGGAAAAAGTTACCGAG AACACTGCCGTCCACCCCCAATACAATTCGTTCTCCATCAACTCCACCAATTTTCTACCCGACATATCCCTCCCCAAACTCAATCATAGGAACTATAATCGAACATAAAAGTGAAATTGTCACAGTTGGCAACAACTATTTGCTGGTTCTTGATAATCGCA ATCAAGCAGCAAACGTTCTTTCATACACTCCGCGTTCTGAAGCTCTACAAAAAgctgagaaaattttcaatgatcaAATGCCAAGTCTGCCTGTTGAGCACAAAGATATTCCA caagttTTTTCTCGGAGCCCATCGAATCTCTACAATTCGAACAATGAGACGCCATTactacaaaatttccagaagctcCCTGA AGACGATGGATCATTACTACGACACCTAAAAACCAAGTATTTCAACTCGGAAGAATATACATCCGCCGAGTTTTGCAAGCATATGCCAAAATAG